In Brienomyrus brachyistius isolate T26 chromosome 19, BBRACH_0.4, whole genome shotgun sequence, one DNA window encodes the following:
- the LOC125715055 gene encoding uncharacterized protein LOC125715055 isoform X3 has protein sequence MNLVKYILVGLLLITGYHAMGVSVGLTAVNSRVGDDVTLPCNNVIHSNCSSTTWLYAQSIHQELVQLVNNSHRNEKITMGSDCSLHIHKVSTADAGSYTCRQIIHGTQRGADAVVYLSLLTVVPLNDLMPGSNMTLRCLLYTYGGPGQCNKQPFNSLTLRWVNDTGTDLQGDPRYQIHASSCDSTLTTELQWTDNNRKWKCQLADKGEVKVSQSYSSTFPDRSPTTAGIVSGVAVFGAVCVAVVVMVIIKRRAGNQKETSHSKTCDSETYATIDYLTTQQAEKGKLETYIFSEYATITEHTLKH, from the exons GTGTCAGTGTAGGGCTCACTGCTGTCAACTCCAGAGTGGGAGATGATGTTACTCTGCCATGTAACAATGTCATTCATTCTAACTGCTCCTCAACTACGTGGCTTTATGCGCAGAGCATACATCAGGAATTAGTACAACTGGTTAATAATTCACACAGAAATGAGAAAATTACAATGGGGTCTGACTGCTCTCTGCACATTCATAAAGTTAGCACTGCGGATGCTGGGTCCTACACCTGTAGGCAGATTATCCATGGAACGCAACGTGGAGCTGATGCTGTAGTTTACCTGTCTCTACTCACAG TTGTTCCACTAAACGATCTGATGCCCGGCAGCAACATGACTCTACGGTGTCTCCTGTACACCTATGGTGGTCCTGGGCAGTGTAATAAACAGCCATTTAACAGTCTGACCTTGAGGTGGGTAAATGACACAGGCACTGATCTGCAGGGAGATCCCAGATACCAGATACACGCGTCCTCCTGCGACTCCACTCTGACAACTGAACTTCAGTGGACAGACAACAACAGGAAGTGGAAATGTCAGCTGGCTGATAAGGGGGAAGTGAAAGTCTCACAGAGCTACAGCAGCACATTCCCTG acagAAGTCCTACTACAGCAG GTATTGTGTCTGGAGTTGCTGTGTTCggagctgtgtgtgtggctgttgtTGTCATGGTGATAATCAAGAGGAGAGCAG GGAATCAAAAAGAAACCAGTCACAGCAAG ACTTGTGATTCTGAGACCTACGCTACGATCGACTACCTGACAACCCAGCAGGCAGAGAAGGGGAAACTAGAAACGTACATCTTTAGTGAATATGCCACCATAACTGAACACACACTTAAACATTAA
- the LOC125715055 gene encoding uncharacterized protein LOC125715055 isoform X6: MNLVKYILVGLLLITGYHAMGVSVGLTAVNSRVGDDVTLPCNNVIHSNCSSTTWLYAQSIHQELVQLVNNSHRNEKITMGSDCSLHIHKVSTADAGSYTCRQIIHGTQRGADAVVYLSLLTVVPLNDLMPGSNMTLRCLLYTYGGPGQCNKQPFNSLTLRWVNDTGTDLQGDPRYQIHASSCDSTLTTELQWTDNNRKWKCQLADKGEVKVSQSYSSTFPDRSPTTAGNQKETSHSKTCDSETYATIDYLTTQQAEKGKLETYIFSEYATITEHTLKH; encoded by the exons GTGTCAGTGTAGGGCTCACTGCTGTCAACTCCAGAGTGGGAGATGATGTTACTCTGCCATGTAACAATGTCATTCATTCTAACTGCTCCTCAACTACGTGGCTTTATGCGCAGAGCATACATCAGGAATTAGTACAACTGGTTAATAATTCACACAGAAATGAGAAAATTACAATGGGGTCTGACTGCTCTCTGCACATTCATAAAGTTAGCACTGCGGATGCTGGGTCCTACACCTGTAGGCAGATTATCCATGGAACGCAACGTGGAGCTGATGCTGTAGTTTACCTGTCTCTACTCACAG TTGTTCCACTAAACGATCTGATGCCCGGCAGCAACATGACTCTACGGTGTCTCCTGTACACCTATGGTGGTCCTGGGCAGTGTAATAAACAGCCATTTAACAGTCTGACCTTGAGGTGGGTAAATGACACAGGCACTGATCTGCAGGGAGATCCCAGATACCAGATACACGCGTCCTCCTGCGACTCCACTCTGACAACTGAACTTCAGTGGACAGACAACAACAGGAAGTGGAAATGTCAGCTGGCTGATAAGGGGGAAGTGAAAGTCTCACAGAGCTACAGCAGCACATTCCCTG acagAAGTCCTACTACAGCAG GGAATCAAAAAGAAACCAGTCACAGCAAG ACTTGTGATTCTGAGACCTACGCTACGATCGACTACCTGACAACCCAGCAGGCAGAGAAGGGGAAACTAGAAACGTACATCTTTAGTGAATATGCCACCATAACTGAACACACACTTAAACATTAA